One genomic segment of Desulfomicrobium sp. ZS1 includes these proteins:
- the asnS gene encoding asparagine--tRNA ligase — translation MKNMRLADILLSEAEVDSLVVQGWVRTKRESKEFVFLEINDGSCLKNLQVIVDAATVGFEHMDRIGTGAAVSLTGALVESPGQGQKWELKARELRVLGEADATYPLQKKRHTDEYLRTIAHLRPRTNKYGALNRIRAELSYGVHQFFREQGFFNVHAPIITGSDCEGAGEMFQVTTLDLSNVPKKNGKADFDQDFFGKEASLTVSGQLAAENLACALGRVYTFGPTFRAENSNTPKHAAEFWMIEPEMAFADLSDNMDLGENCIKWLITHLMDNCRDDLELFGNFVDKGLFATLENILAKPFIRLPYAEAVTILKSATKTFEFPVDFGTDLQTEHERYLTEDHFKQPVIVFDYPKEIKAFYMRLNDDGKTVGAMDVLVPRIGELIGGSAREERLDVLERRIEELGLPKEDYWWYLDLRRFGSVPHAGFGMGFERLLMLVTGIANIRDVIPFPRTPRHLEF, via the coding sequence ATGAAGAACATGAGATTGGCCGATATCCTGTTGTCCGAGGCGGAAGTTGATTCACTGGTGGTGCAGGGCTGGGTGCGGACCAAGCGCGAAAGCAAGGAATTCGTGTTTCTGGAAATAAACGACGGGTCGTGCCTCAAGAATCTGCAAGTCATCGTCGATGCCGCAACTGTCGGCTTTGAACACATGGACCGGATCGGCACCGGCGCGGCCGTCAGCCTGACCGGAGCGCTGGTGGAATCCCCCGGACAGGGGCAGAAGTGGGAGCTCAAGGCCCGTGAACTGAGGGTCCTCGGCGAGGCCGACGCCACCTACCCCTTGCAGAAGAAGCGACACACGGATGAGTACCTGCGCACCATCGCCCATCTGCGTCCCCGCACCAACAAGTACGGCGCCCTGAACCGCATCCGGGCCGAGCTATCCTACGGCGTGCATCAGTTTTTCCGCGAGCAGGGTTTTTTCAATGTTCATGCGCCCATCATTACCGGATCGGACTGCGAGGGCGCGGGAGAGATGTTCCAGGTCACCACTCTTGATCTGTCCAATGTCCCGAAAAAGAACGGCAAGGCAGATTTCGACCAGGATTTTTTCGGCAAGGAAGCCTCGCTTACGGTCTCCGGGCAGCTGGCGGCCGAGAATCTGGCCTGCGCCCTGGGCCGCGTTTACACTTTCGGCCCAACGTTCAGGGCCGAGAATTCCAACACGCCCAAGCACGCCGCCGAATTCTGGATGATCGAGCCGGAGATGGCATTTGCCGATCTTTCCGACAACATGGATCTGGGCGAGAACTGCATCAAATGGCTCATCACCCATCTTATGGATAACTGCCGTGACGACCTGGAGCTTTTCGGCAATTTCGTGGACAAGGGACTGTTCGCCACCCTGGAAAACATCCTGGCAAAGCCGTTTATCCGCCTACCCTACGCGGAGGCGGTGACCATCCTCAAGAGCGCGACCAAAACTTTCGAGTTTCCGGTGGATTTCGGCACGGACCTGCAGACCGAGCACGAGCGCTACCTGACCGAGGATCATTTCAAGCAGCCGGTCATCGTTTTCGACTACCCCAAGGAGATCAAGGCCTTCTATATGCGTCTCAATGACGACGGCAAGACCGTGGGCGCCATGGATGTGCTCGTGCCGCGCATCGGGGAGCTCATCGGCGGCAGCGCCAGGGAAGAGCGTCTGGACGTGCTGGAGCGGCGCATCGAAGAACTCGGCCTGCCCAAGGAGGATTACTGGTGGTATCTGGACCTGCGCCGTTTCGGCTCGGTGCCGCACGCTGGGTTCGGCATGGGCTTTGAGAGACTGCTGATGCTGGTGACCGGCATCGCCAATATCCGCGACGTCATTCCGTTCCCGAGAACCCCCCGGCATCTGGAGTTTTAA
- the priA gene encoding primosomal protein N': protein MREFCSVLLLSSPYSVLTYALPEDLPRRMWHVGARVVVPLGKSFRVGILTEDGVCEPGGCVCKDVLWPVDLAPFFSAGYLDFIRDLSIRQMDAAGKILARVLPAALRDLPLFKTREGQAVGLGELTAADARAGLAQDWLAGRFAPHVCPRRQERLFSLTTEPPWPVRPQATAQLDVLRYLDVHGVSSAKVLNTHFGKNVSQPLRVLLKKGLIREIESHFQPEEVCAPAAEAFSLTAEQQQAVEGFWELLAERDPRSALLFGVTGSGKTAVYLELARRCLCLGKHVMLLAPEVGIALKLYRDVREALPEAGLRLFHGYLNPSERQRIFMELSGQAPPCIVVGTRSSLFLPIEPGLVILDEEHDASFKQDEGLVYQARELAYGRITRSGGLLLMGSATPDVKVFYAAKNGGIALNRLPNRVGEARLPEVRLVDLRVEPPEHGPFATSVRDALVTAVQAGEQVIILHNRRGYAPVLYCESCSEPVKCPHCQVSMTLHKRRELLLCHYCGYSLQFPLSCPGCKGHEFLPLGAGTERLEEFLRDDLPRDTKILRLDRDTSRRAGSMQETLSAFARQEAQILVGTQMLSKGHHFPGVTLVVVVDGDLGLNLPDYRATERSFQMLVQVAGRAGRGEKSGRVLIQTRNPGHYCWQFVRENDYEGFFTREIALRQTMGYPPFVKLALVRISMPLDQPEAELLAAFGSRMRLVCPAAGVRLLGPAPAPLSVLRGRKRFQCLLKADTWPAIRGVYAQMRKMLAKEKNVRISVDLDPMDML from the coding sequence ATGCGCGAATTCTGTTCCGTCCTTCTTCTCTCTTCGCCCTACAGCGTGCTGACCTACGCCCTGCCCGAGGATCTGCCCCGGCGGATGTGGCATGTCGGCGCGCGTGTCGTCGTGCCGCTGGGCAAGTCGTTCCGGGTCGGCATCCTGACGGAAGACGGAGTGTGCGAGCCCGGTGGCTGCGTTTGCAAGGACGTGCTCTGGCCCGTGGATTTGGCCCCTTTTTTCAGCGCCGGATATCTTGATTTTATCCGTGATCTATCCATTCGCCAGATGGACGCCGCCGGAAAGATCCTGGCGCGTGTGCTGCCTGCGGCGCTCCGTGATCTGCCTTTATTCAAGACCCGCGAGGGGCAGGCCGTCGGGCTTGGAGAATTGACTGCTGCGGATGCGCGCGCGGGACTGGCTCAGGACTGGCTGGCGGGCCGGTTCGCGCCCCATGTCTGCCCACGCAGGCAGGAGCGGCTCTTTTCCCTGACCACGGAACCCCCGTGGCCGGTGCGTCCGCAGGCCACGGCGCAGCTTGACGTCCTGCGCTATCTGGACGTGCATGGCGTCTCGTCCGCCAAGGTTTTGAACACGCATTTCGGAAAGAATGTGTCCCAGCCCCTGCGCGTTCTTCTGAAGAAGGGCTTGATCCGTGAGATCGAATCCCATTTTCAGCCTGAGGAGGTCTGTGCTCCGGCGGCCGAAGCCTTCAGCCTGACAGCAGAGCAGCAGCAGGCGGTGGAAGGATTTTGGGAACTGCTGGCGGAGCGGGACCCGCGTTCGGCGCTGCTCTTTGGAGTGACCGGAAGCGGAAAGACGGCAGTCTATCTGGAGTTGGCCAGACGCTGTCTTTGTCTCGGAAAACATGTCATGCTCCTGGCTCCGGAGGTGGGCATCGCCCTCAAGCTCTACCGGGACGTGCGCGAGGCCCTGCCCGAGGCCGGACTCCGGCTCTTTCACGGCTACCTCAATCCGAGCGAGCGGCAAAGAATCTTCATGGAGCTTTCAGGACAGGCTCCACCCTGTATTGTCGTCGGCACCCGCTCCAGTCTTTTTTTACCCATTGAGCCCGGGCTGGTCATTCTGGACGAAGAGCATGACGCTTCATTCAAGCAGGACGAGGGGCTCGTTTATCAGGCCCGCGAGCTGGCCTACGGTCGGATCACCCGCAGTGGAGGGCTTTTGCTCATGGGCTCGGCCACTCCGGATGTGAAGGTCTTTTATGCCGCCAAAAATGGTGGCATCGCCCTCAATCGACTGCCCAACAGGGTGGGAGAGGCCCGGCTGCCGGAAGTCCGGCTGGTCGATCTGCGTGTTGAACCGCCGGAGCACGGTCCTTTCGCCACATCCGTTCGAGATGCTCTGGTGACGGCCGTTCAGGCCGGAGAGCAGGTCATCATTTTGCACAACAGGCGCGGTTATGCACCTGTGCTCTATTGCGAATCCTGCTCCGAACCCGTCAAATGCCCGCATTGCCAGGTCTCCATGACCCTGCACAAGAGGCGTGAGCTGTTGCTCTGTCATTATTGCGGCTACTCGTTGCAATTTCCCCTGTCCTGTCCCGGATGCAAGGGGCACGAATTTCTGCCGCTGGGTGCGGGAACAGAACGGCTCGAAGAATTTTTGCGCGACGATCTGCCCCGGGACACCAAGATTTTGCGTCTGGACCGCGACACCTCCCGCCGCGCCGGCTCCATGCAGGAGACTCTGTCCGCCTTTGCCCGGCAGGAGGCCCAGATTCTGGTCGGGACCCAGATGCTCAGCAAAGGGCATCACTTCCCCGGCGTGACGCTGGTGGTGGTCGTGGACGGAGATCTGGGCTTGAATCTTCCTGACTACAGGGCTACGGAACGATCGTTCCAGATGCTGGTGCAGGTGGCGGGGCGCGCCGGACGGGGGGAAAAGAGCGGACGGGTGCTGATTCAGACCCGCAATCCCGGGCATTACTGCTGGCAGTTCGTGCGCGAGAATGATTACGAGGGGTTTTTCACCCGCGAGATCGCCTTGCGGCAGACCATGGGGTACCCGCCTTTTGTCAAACTTGCGCTGGTGCGGATCTCGATGCCTCTGGATCAGCCCGAAGCGGAACTCCTGGCCGCTTTCGGGAGCCGCATGCGCCTCGTGTGCCCTGCGGCCGGAGTGCGACTTCTGGGACCCGCGCCCGCGCCGCTTTCGGTGCTGCGCGGCCGCAAGCGTTTTCAGTGCTTGCTTAAAGCCGATACGTGGCCGGCGATTCGGGGCGTTTACGCACAAATGCGAAAAATGCTGGCCAAGGAAAAAAATGTACGCATTTCCGTGGATCTCGATCCCATGGACATGCTTTAG
- the galU gene encoding UTP--glucose-1-phosphate uridylyltransferase GalU has protein sequence MQVRKVVIPVAGWGTRSLPATKNVPKEILPVFRKPSIQYIVEEAIASGLSDVVFVNNQNKRIIEDHFDYNLALEQLLERKGQTELLAEVRKVAMMANIIVVRQKEQLGLGHAVLCAREVIKDEPFAVMVGDDLMFNRDPGINQLLEVWKNERMPVVGVMEVPRDKVSKYGIIDAEEFAPGLYRIRGVKEKPDMESAPSRLALVGRYVLTPEIFDHLEGVKPDKTGEIQLTDALQSMARDNRLLAVKLRGQRFDVGDWVDYLTANIYFALQDEDLRYDLIARLRELIPPSR, from the coding sequence ATGCAGGTACGTAAAGTTGTCATTCCGGTGGCGGGGTGGGGAACCAGATCACTTCCGGCGACCAAAAATGTGCCCAAGGAAATATTGCCGGTATTCCGAAAGCCTTCCATTCAATATATAGTGGAAGAAGCAATAGCTTCCGGCCTGTCGGATGTGGTTTTCGTCAACAACCAGAACAAGCGTATCATCGAGGATCACTTCGACTACAACCTCGCCTTGGAGCAGTTGCTGGAACGCAAGGGCCAGACGGAGCTTCTGGCCGAGGTGCGCAAGGTGGCGATGATGGCCAATATCATCGTCGTGCGTCAGAAGGAGCAGCTGGGCCTGGGCCATGCGGTGCTCTGCGCGCGTGAGGTTATAAAAGACGAGCCTTTTGCGGTCATGGTCGGCGACGATCTCATGTTCAATCGCGATCCCGGCATCAACCAGCTGCTTGAGGTCTGGAAGAACGAGCGCATGCCCGTGGTCGGAGTCATGGAGGTTCCGCGCGACAAAGTCAGCAAATACGGTATCATCGACGCCGAAGAATTTGCGCCGGGCCTGTACCGGATTCGCGGGGTTAAGGAAAAGCCGGATATGGAAAGCGCGCCGTCCAGACTGGCGCTGGTGGGACGCTATGTGCTGACCCCGGAAATATTCGACCATCTGGAAGGCGTGAAGCCCGACAAGACCGGAGAGATTCAGCTGACCGACGCACTGCAGTCCATGGCCCGCGACAATCGGCTTTTGGCCGTGAAGCTGCGCGGACAGCGCTTTGACGTGGGCGACTGGGTCGATTACCTGACCGCCAACATCTATTTCGCCCTGCAGGACGAGGATCTGCGCTACGACCTCATCGCCCGCCTGCGCGAACTCATCCCGCCTTCCCGTTAA
- the glmM gene encoding phosphoglucosamine mutase — MGRLFGTDGIRGRVNSHPMQPELVLRLGLAAGQYFRNGNKRHRVVIGKDTRLSGYVFESALTSGFCAAGMDVFLVGPLPTPAISFLTRNMRADLGVVISASHNPYMDNGIKFFNKDGFKLADRVEDEIAAMVTSPDFVWKCPDHDQVGRARKIQDSPGRYIVELKHSFPAGMTLDGLTIVLDCAHGAAYRVAPLIFEELGARVITLGIEPDGLNINKGCGSLHPEVLAAKVREHRADIGLALDGDADRLIVVDEYGTILDGDQIMAVCADEMMARGTLAENTLVATVMSNMALEVFMQERGGRLLRTKVGDRYVVEEMRKGGYLLGGEQSGHLVFMQHSTTGDGTLAALQLLSIMVGRQKPISEIAGLLTPYPQKLVNLKVKKKVPFDTVPVIKDAVRHAEDRLGRTGRVLLRYSGTESLARIMVEAQDQILVDELCASLTAAVESGLA; from the coding sequence ATGGGCAGACTTTTTGGAACTGATGGAATTCGCGGGCGGGTCAACAGCCACCCGATGCAACCGGAACTGGTGCTGCGTCTCGGGCTTGCCGCCGGTCAGTATTTCCGGAACGGGAACAAGCGGCATAGGGTCGTCATCGGCAAGGACACGAGGCTTTCGGGTTATGTCTTTGAATCGGCGTTGACTTCGGGCTTCTGCGCGGCAGGGATGGATGTCTTTTTGGTCGGCCCGTTGCCGACCCCTGCCATCAGTTTTCTGACCCGCAATATGCGCGCCGATCTGGGCGTGGTCATCTCGGCCTCGCACAATCCGTACATGGATAATGGCATCAAATTCTTCAACAAAGACGGTTTCAAACTGGCCGACAGGGTGGAAGACGAAATAGCCGCCATGGTGACCAGCCCTGATTTTGTCTGGAAATGTCCCGATCATGATCAGGTCGGACGGGCCAGGAAAATCCAGGACAGCCCCGGGCGTTATATTGTCGAGCTCAAACACAGCTTTCCCGCAGGCATGACCCTGGATGGACTCACCATCGTCCTTGATTGCGCGCATGGCGCGGCCTATCGCGTAGCGCCCCTGATTTTTGAAGAACTGGGGGCGCGGGTCATTACCCTGGGCATCGAGCCGGACGGGCTCAATATCAACAAGGGCTGTGGCTCCCTGCATCCCGAGGTGCTCGCCGCCAAGGTCCGCGAACACAGAGCCGACATCGGTCTGGCTTTGGACGGGGACGCCGACCGGCTCATCGTTGTCGACGAATACGGCACTATTCTGGACGGTGACCAGATCATGGCCGTGTGCGCGGATGAGATGATGGCTCGGGGCACGCTTGCCGAGAACACGCTGGTGGCCACGGTCATGAGCAACATGGCCCTTGAAGTCTTCATGCAGGAGCGCGGCGGGCGGCTGCTGAGAACCAAGGTCGGGGACAGATACGTCGTTGAAGAAATGCGCAAGGGCGGTTATCTTCTGGGCGGAGAACAATCCGGGCATCTGGTTTTTATGCAGCATTCGACCACGGGCGACGGCACGTTGGCGGCCCTTCAGCTGCTGAGCATCATGGTCGGCAGACAGAAGCCCATCTCGGAGATCGCGGGACTGCTGACTCCGTATCCGCAAAAGCTCGTGAATCTGAAGGTGAAGAAAAAAGTGCCCTTCGACACGGTTCCGGTTATCAAGGATGCGGTCCGGCATGCCGAAGACAGACTGGGGCGGACCGGGCGCGTGCTGCTGCGCTATTCCGGCACGGAATCCCTGGCCCGGATCATGGTCGAAGCGCAGGACCAGATCCTTGTGGACGAACTGTGCGCGAGCCTGACTGCGGCCGTTGAATCCGGTCTGGCCTGA
- a CDS encoding YbbR-like domain-containing protein, translating to MWNNWQYRVLAILLALACWYVVSGQEKVETWLEVPLEFVNLPPQMEITSGLVSKLQVRIRGTSNQVRSLNVGRLAYKLDLGKINVGTNVIPLVPESMTITSAVEVVEISPTRLELVADVVVSKTVPVQLDWSGLPGDDVQFKNATVFPDQVTVTGFASALESVDSISTALVQVTPDESLSASGRTRLLMPRDVRTPVSSVSYELQFGLTTQELWVKMNLEPVRYNTFSYTFEPTFVRIRLEMPVRLLKDKDWRESLHLMIDPGSNPAIGQSVIPPVPRFPEGVKILEAKPEEIEIIVQRNEEFVP from the coding sequence ATGTGGAATAATTGGCAATACAGAGTTCTGGCCATCTTGTTGGCCCTGGCGTGCTGGTACGTGGTCTCGGGCCAGGAAAAGGTTGAGACGTGGCTTGAGGTGCCCCTTGAATTCGTGAATCTGCCTCCTCAGATGGAGATCACCTCCGGCCTGGTCAGCAAGCTTCAGGTGCGCATCAGGGGCACGAGCAATCAGGTTCGCTCCCTGAACGTTGGCCGTCTGGCCTATAAGCTCGACTTGGGCAAGATCAATGTCGGCACCAACGTCATTCCGCTGGTGCCGGAAAGCATGACCATCACCTCGGCCGTGGAAGTGGTGGAAATCAGTCCTACGCGGCTTGAACTTGTGGCCGATGTTGTGGTCTCCAAGACCGTGCCGGTGCAGCTCGATTGGTCAGGCCTGCCCGGGGATGACGTGCAGTTCAAGAACGCTACGGTCTTTCCCGACCAGGTTACGGTTACGGGTTTCGCCAGCGCGCTTGAGTCGGTGGACAGCATTTCCACGGCCCTGGTGCAGGTGACGCCCGACGAGAGTCTTAGCGCCTCCGGGCGGACGCGCCTGCTTATGCCCAGGGACGTCCGTACCCCGGTGTCCTCGGTCAGCTACGAACTGCAGTTCGGTCTCACGACCCAGGAACTCTGGGTCAAGATGAATCTGGAGCCGGTGCGATACAATACGTTCAGCTATACGTTCGAACCCACGTTCGTGCGCATCAGGCTGGAGATGCCGGTGCGGCTTTTGAAAGACAAGGACTGGCGCGAGAGCCTGCACCTGATGATTGATCCGGGCTCGAACCCGGCCATCGGGCAGAGCGTGATTCCGCCTGTTCCCCGGTTTCCCGAGGGCGTGAAGATTTTGGAGGCCAAGCCCGAGGAAATCGAGATCATAGTACAGCGTAATGAAGAATTTGTTCCGTAA
- the cdaA gene encoding diadenylate cyclase CdaA translates to MLSFTVGNLQITWRDILDIMLVGYIFFRIILLIKGTRAVSVIYGLLLIIVTYFAAGQFGLYTLNWLLGNFLGSIFLVVIILFRRDIRKALAVMGATTIFKKDSVQTAVLDELILALVHMAKSKTGALIVIERNIPMGDVVSGGIELHAAFSKDLLLTIFHPDTPLHDGAVIIRDNRIDAAACILPLAVGLKHESALGTRHRAAIGVTEETDAVALIVSEERGSISLAVGGRITSSLNEVRLKKVLAAALRK, encoded by the coding sequence GTGCTGAGTTTTACCGTTGGCAATTTGCAGATCACCTGGCGGGATATCCTTGATATCATGCTTGTGGGGTATATTTTTTTCCGGATAATTTTGCTGATCAAGGGCACCCGGGCAGTTTCGGTCATTTACGGGCTTCTTCTCATCATCGTGACATATTTCGCCGCCGGTCAGTTTGGACTGTATACCCTGAACTGGCTGCTCGGAAATTTCCTGGGGTCCATCTTCCTTGTGGTCATCATCCTTTTCCGGCGTGATATCCGCAAGGCCCTGGCGGTCATGGGCGCGACCACGATCTTCAAGAAGGATTCGGTGCAGACCGCAGTTCTGGACGAGTTGATTCTGGCTTTGGTGCATATGGCCAAGAGCAAGACCGGTGCGCTTATCGTCATTGAGCGTAACATTCCCATGGGAGACGTGGTTTCGGGCGGTATCGAGCTGCATGCAGCTTTCAGCAAGGATTTGTTGCTGACGATTTTTCATCCCGATACGCCGTTGCATGACGGGGCGGTCATTATCCGAGACAATCGGATAGACGCGGCGGCCTGTATCCTGCCTTTGGCCGTCGGCCTCAAGCATGAGTCCGCGCTGGGTACCAGACATCGCGCCGCCATCGGCGTGACGGAGGAAACGGATGCCGTGGCACTCATTGTGTCCGAGGAGCGGGGCAGCATTTCTCTGGCTGTGGGTGGTCGGATCACCAGCAGCCTGAATGAGGTTCGATTGAAAAAAGTCCTTGCCGCTGCGTTGAGGAAATAA
- the folP gene encoding dihydropteroate synthase, translating to MNPERLDTVSWDVSRGRTLGPAPFFVVGILNVTPDSFYDGGQAADIDVAVAKGLALMEEGADILDIGGESTRPFSAPVPADMELKRVLPVVRGILAVRPDAVLSVDTTKASVARACLEAGALILNDVSAMDVDPELLQVVRDFHPGYVLMHSLGRPQTMQVTPRYEDVLAEIMRFFEAKLEILVRAGMPESRIALDPGIGFGKTVEHNLEILKNICKLFKFGRPVYMALSNKSLWGGLLGRQGRERNAATLAATVALFEKGVRIHRVHEVREIRDGLTVAYMLGKGTSGEQGC from the coding sequence ATGAACCCGGAGAGATTGGATACGGTCTCCTGGGATGTGAGCAGGGGGAGGACTTTGGGTCCTGCCCCCTTTTTTGTTGTGGGCATCCTGAACGTGACGCCCGATTCTTTTTATGATGGCGGGCAGGCCGCCGATATCGACGTCGCCGTGGCCAAAGGGCTCGCGCTCATGGAGGAGGGGGCGGACATCCTCGATATCGGCGGAGAGAGCACCCGCCCTTTTTCCGCGCCCGTACCCGCAGACATGGAACTGAAGCGGGTATTGCCGGTTGTGCGGGGAATACTCGCGGTCAGGCCGGATGCCGTCCTGTCGGTGGACACAACCAAGGCCTCCGTGGCCAGAGCCTGCCTGGAAGCCGGAGCCCTGATCCTCAATGACGTTTCGGCCATGGATGTTGACCCGGAACTCTTGCAGGTTGTACGCGATTTTCATCCCGGCTACGTCCTCATGCACAGTCTCGGTCGTCCGCAGACCATGCAGGTTACGCCCCGGTACGAGGACGTGCTGGCTGAGATCATGCGCTTTTTTGAAGCCAAGCTTGAAATTCTGGTGCGTGCGGGGATGCCCGAATCCCGGATTGCTCTTGATCCCGGCATCGGATTTGGCAAGACTGTCGAACATAATCTTGAAATATTGAAAAATATCTGTAAATTATTCAAATTCGGCAGGCCCGTGTACATGGCGCTTTCCAATAAATCCCTATGGGGTGGGCTGCTCGGTCGCCAGGGGCGGGAACGCAACGCAGCCACGCTGGCCGCGACCGTCGCCCTTTTTGAGAAGGGTGTGCGCATCCACCGGGTGCACGAGGTGCGCGAAATTCGTGACGGTCTGACCGTCGCCTACATGCTTGGGAAGGGAACTTCGGGGGAACAGGGGTGCTGA
- the ftsH gene encoding ATP-dependent zinc metalloprotease FtsH, whose amino-acid sequence MNSFSKNLVLWAGICMVMIVLFNLFNQPPVSTNDLNYTQFLTKVRQGEVVSVKIQGSRISGVMANDQRFTSYAPDDPTLVDTLVKSNVQVKAEPQEDAPWYMTVLISWFPMLLLIGVWIFFMRQMQGGGGKAMSFGRSRAKLVTQEETKVTFADVAGVDEAKEELQEIVDFLSNPKKFTRLGGRIPKGVLLVGGPGTGKTLLARAVAGEAGVPFFSISGSDFVEMFVGVGAARVRDLFIQGKKNAPCLIFIDEIDAVGRQRGAGLGGGHDEREQTLNAMLVEMDGFESNEGVILIAATNRPDVLDPALLRPGRFDRQVVVPNPDLRGRKRILEVHTRKTPLSKEVDLEVLARGTPGFSGADLENLVNEAALHAAKLSQDLVTMIDFEEAKDKVMMGKERRSMILSDEEKKTTAYHEAGHTLVAQSLPGTDPIHKVSIIPRGRALGVTMQLPVDDRHTYSKTYLQNNLAVLFGGRAAEELVFNSITTGAGNDIERATAMARRMVCEWGMSEEFGPMALGKKDDEVFLGRDMAHIKDYSDETAKLIDLEVKRILGEAYNRAKTILQDNQEVLHALSLALIDRETLTGEEVGRIIKGETLAPVQNGVKPAAATQAPAAEGDAPEEGFTLDEENSGDKAGE is encoded by the coding sequence TTGAATAGTTTTTCAAAGAATCTGGTTCTCTGGGCCGGGATCTGCATGGTCATGATTGTCCTCTTCAATTTGTTCAATCAGCCGCCAGTATCGACCAATGACCTCAATTACACGCAATTTCTGACCAAGGTCCGCCAGGGCGAAGTGGTCAGCGTCAAAATCCAGGGTTCCCGAATTTCCGGCGTCATGGCCAATGACCAGCGTTTTACGTCCTATGCTCCTGATGATCCGACCCTCGTGGACACGCTGGTCAAGAGCAACGTCCAGGTCAAGGCCGAACCGCAGGAAGATGCCCCCTGGTATATGACGGTGCTCATTTCCTGGTTTCCGATGCTGCTCCTTATCGGCGTGTGGATATTCTTCATGCGCCAGATGCAGGGCGGAGGCGGAAAAGCCATGTCCTTTGGCAGATCGCGTGCCAAGCTGGTCACCCAGGAAGAAACCAAGGTGACTTTCGCGGATGTGGCCGGCGTGGACGAAGCCAAGGAAGAGCTGCAGGAGATTGTCGATTTCCTGAGCAATCCCAAAAAGTTCACCCGCCTTGGCGGCCGCATCCCCAAGGGCGTGCTCCTGGTCGGCGGCCCCGGCACAGGCAAGACCCTGCTGGCCAGGGCCGTGGCCGGCGAGGCCGGAGTGCCTTTTTTCTCCATTTCCGGTTCGGACTTCGTGGAGATGTTCGTCGGTGTCGGTGCCGCCCGCGTGCGCGACCTGTTCATCCAGGGCAAGAAGAACGCGCCCTGTCTCATTTTCATCGACGAAATCGATGCCGTGGGCCGTCAGCGTGGCGCAGGCCTCGGCGGCGGACATGACGAGCGCGAGCAGACACTGAACGCCATGCTTGTGGAGATGGACGGATTCGAATCAAACGAAGGCGTCATTCTCATAGCGGCCACCAACCGCCCTGACGTGCTTGATCCGGCCCTGCTGCGGCCCGGTCGATTCGACCGTCAGGTCGTGGTGCCCAATCCGGATTTGAGGGGCCGCAAGCGCATCCTTGAAGTACATACCCGCAAGACCCCCCTGTCCAAAGAAGTCGATCTGGAAGTGCTCGCTCGCGGAACCCCCGGCTTTTCCGGCGCGGATCTCGAGAATCTGGTCAACGAGGCGGCCCTGCATGCTGCCAAGCTGAGTCAGGATCTGGTCACCATGATCGACTTTGAAGAGGCCAAGGACAAGGTCATGATGGGCAAGGAACGGCGTTCCATGATTTTAAGCGACGAGGAAAAGAAGACCACCGCCTATCATGAGGCCGGTCACACGCTGGTCGCGCAGTCCCTGCCCGGCACGGACCCCATTCACAAGGTGTCCATCATCCCTCGCGGTCGCGCCCTGGGCGTGACCATGCAACTGCCCGTGGACGATCGGCATACGTATTCAAAGACGTACCTGCAGAACAATCTGGCCGTGCTGTTTGGCGGCAGGGCCGCAGAAGAGCTGGTCTTCAATTCCATCACCACGGGTGCCGGCAACGATATCGAGCGTGCCACGGCCATGGCCAGACGCATGGTCTGCGAATGGGGCATGAGCGAGGAGTTTGGCCCCATGGCGCTGGGCAAGAAAGACGACGAGGTCTTTTTGGGCCGCGACATGGCCCACATCAAGGACTACAGCGACGAGACCGCCAAGCTCATCGACTTGGAGGTCAAAAGGATTCTCGGCGAGGCCTACAATCGCGCCAAGACCATCCTGCAGGACAACCAGGAGGTGCTGCATGCCCTGTCCCTGGCCCTCATCGATCGCGAGACCCTGACCGGCGAGGAAGTGGGCAGGATCATCAAGGGAGAGACCTTGGCTCCGGTCCAGAACGGCGTAAAGCCCGCGGCTGCGACGCAGGCCCCGGCCGCCGAGGGTGACGCCCCGGAAGAAGGGTTCACTCTGGATGAGGAGAACAGCGGCGACAAGGCAGGAGAATAA